One Mercurialis annua linkage group LG3, ddMerAnnu1.2, whole genome shotgun sequence DNA window includes the following coding sequences:
- the LOC126674387 gene encoding uncharacterized protein LOC126674387, with translation MEGFRFSDASSAAKKRRSNTSRRPRNDTPLPSDYLDISSLSSTPPSDSNVSKPEDGGFGESDEASNNFSFRGSNEQRNSGVESRRCSEGVLTPANWKNTSNLGQFRGSTDGVGSENKVKKVKLKVGGIIRTINANTASDGASAVGSSSTRSSRFQDSLQKSNEDKMDDNPSFSSNKGIGLRGVLWKDFPRSGISARMPDDNLSSKQTDKYEPVRKSKRVPKKRSLDGVLVDEDEDDDEIRYLEKIKISKITAADYAAEYENEEEGKSRKQRKISKVLKKNVDGLYNTYAGDHSSSRFGKEGKRSKSGRVSEDTDYMEEEEPGSDGEPTAKRKKSRKDLVDLIGDPKKEMMVTTRQRGKDISSSFGASGVEFPNGLPPAPSKKKKEELTEVEQQLKRAEALQRRRMQVEKANRESEAEAIRKILGQDSTRKKREDKLKKRQEELAQGRAANSLVVTADHVRWVMGPSGTVVTFPDELGLPSIFDTKPCSYPPPREKCAGPSCSNPYKYRDSKSKLPLCSLQCYKAIHEKMPTISAC, from the exons ATGGAGGGTTTTAGGTTTAGTGATGCTAGCAGTGCTGCCAAGAAGAGGAGGAGTAATACTTCACGTCGTCCTCGAAATGATACGCCGTTGCCTTCGGATTACCTTGATATTTCGTCCTTGTCATCGACACCGCCTTCTGATAGT AATGTATCGAAACCCGAAGATGGAGGATTTGGAGAATCTGATGAAGCTTCCAACAACTTTTCTTTTCGAGGTAGTAATGAGCAGAGGAATAGTGGAGTTGAATCTAGAAGATGCAGTGAAGGTGTCCTTACCCCAGCTAATTGGAAAAACACTAGCAACTTGGGACAGTTTAGAGGTAGTACAGACGGAGTAGGTAGTGAAAATAAGGTGAAAAAGGTCAAGCTTAAGGTTGGCGGCATCATACGTACCATTAATGCAAACACCGCATCTGATGGGGCATCTGCTGTTGGCTCTTCTTCTACCAGGTCCTCTCGCTTCCAAGATTCTCTACAGAAATCAAACGAG GACAAAATGGATGataatccttcattttcttCAAATAAGGGGATTGGTTTGCGAGGAGTTCTGTGGAAGGATTTCCCTAGAAGTGGAATAAGTGCTAGGATGCCTGATGATAATCTCTCTTCAAAACAAACAGACAAATATGAGCCAGTTCGTAAGAGCAAGCGGGTTCCAAAGAAGCGCTCGTTAGACGGAGTGCTTGTTGATGAAGATGAGGATGATGATGAGATTAGATACttagaaaaaatcaaaatatcaaaGATCACTGCTGCTGATTATGCTGCAGAGTATGAGAACGAAGAGGAAGGTAAAAGTCGGAAACAAAGGAAAATATCTAAGGTTCTTAAGAAAAATGTCGATGGTCTATATAATACTTATGCTGGAGACCATAGCTCATCGAGATTTGGCAAGGAAGGTAAGAGGTCTAAATCAGGGAGAGTATCTGAAGACACTGACTATATGGAAGAGGAAGAACCAGGGTCAGATGGCGAGCCTACAGCTAAGAGGAAGAAATCACGAAAAGACTTAGTTGATCTAATAGGAGACCCCAAAAAGGAAATGATGGTTACAACCCGTCAACGTGGCAAAGATATCTCGTCCAGCTTTGGAGCTAGTGGAGTCGAGTTCCCAAATGGCTTGCCTCCAGCACCTTCTAAAA AGAAAAAAGAGGAACTCACTGAAGTGGAGCAACAACTGAAGAGAGCTGAGGCTCTTCAGAGACGCAGGATGCAAGTGGAGAAAGCAAATAGAGAATCCGAG GCTGAGGCAATCAGAAAAATATTGGGGCAAGATTCGACCAGGAAGAAGCGAGAAGATAAATTGAAGAAACGGCAAGAAGAATTAGCACAG GGGAGGGCTGCAAATTCTCTGGTGGTGACTGCAGATCATGTGAGATGGGTTATGGGTCCGTCTGGAACAGTTGTAACATTCCCCGACGAGTTAGGCTTGCCTAGCATTTTTGACACCAAGCCTTGCAG TTACCCTCCGCCACGAGAGAAGTGTGCCGGTCCATCCTGTTCTAATCCGTACAAGTACCGGGATTCAAAGTCGAAGCTTCCACTGTGTAGCCTGCAATGCTACAAGGCCATACACGAAAAGATGCCGACAATATCTGCATgttaa
- the LOC126674896 gene encoding uncharacterized protein LOC126674896 isoform X5, protein MARVPGKHGRDQALDWELSVKDNKDKKIKPQASHKRTSEETRNFDGFDRISSGFGTEDTAVDATSEKELGNEYFKQKKFKEAIDCYSRSIALSPTAVTYANRAMAYLKIRKFQAAEDDCTEALNLDDRYIKAYSRRATARKELGKFKKSIEDSEFALRLEPNNQEVKKQYADVKLLYEKEILEKASGSLRSSIQGTQKGERSDLKVVDHGGYSASSSTQRTGVSTGQKDKIKESVGETLVKKSPSVQEIKDKSSRAGIETESREANNGSYADAALSSQEKSVQGHDRMRKQKLKASVQELASRAASRAVTEAAKNINPPKSAYQFEVSWRSFSGDRALQARLLKATSPSALAQIFQNSLSAPVLIDIIKCIATFFIDDMHLAVKFLENFPLVPRFNLLIMCLSAADKADLLKIWNEVFCSEATPIEYAEILDDLRSKYGLKQ, encoded by the exons ATGGCTAGGGTTCCGGGCAAACATGGTCGGGATCAAGCTCTg GACTGGGAACTTTCAGTTAAGGATAAtaaggataaaaaaattaaacctcaAGCTTCTCATAAG AGAACTAGTGAGGAGACGAGAAATTTCGATGGCTTTGATCGCATATCAAGTGGTTTTGGGACTGAAGATACTGCAGTGGATGCTACTTCAGAGAAAGAATTg GGTAATGAGTACTTTAAGCAGAAGAAGTTTAAGGAAGCTATTGATTGCTATTCGAGAAGCATAGCCCTGTCACCTACTGCAGTTACCTATGCAAATAGAGCTATGGCTTATCTTAAAATCAGAAA ATTTCAAGCAGCTGAAGATGACTGTACAGAGGCCTTGAATCTGGATGACCGCTACATAAAGGCATACTCACGCAGAGCAACTGCTAGGAAGGAGTTGGGAAAATTTAAAAAGTCCATTGAAG ATTCTGAGTTTGCCTTAAGGTTGGAACCTAATAACCAGGAAGTCAAGAAGCAGTATGCTGATGTTAAATTGCTGTATGAGaaa GAGATTCTTGAGAAGGCATCTGGGTCGTTAAGAAGCTCTATTCAGGGAACTCAAAAAGGAGAAAGATCAGATTTAAAAGTTGTCGACCATGGGGGCTATTCTGCCTCGAGCAGCACTCAGAGGACAGGTGTATCTACAGGTCAAAAAGACAAGATTAAG GAGAGTGTTGGAGAGACTCTTGTGAAGAAATCCCCATCAGTGCAGGAGATAAAAGACAAAAGCTCAAGAGCTGGTATCGAAACAGAAAGTCGAGAAGCTAATAATGGTTCCTATGCTGATGCAGCTTTGAGTTCTCAGGAGAAGTCTGTCCAG GGACATGACAGAATGAGGAAGCAAAAGCTGAAGGCATCGGTGCAAGAGCTTGCTTCTCGAGCAGCATCTCGTGCTGTTACTGAAGCTGCAAAAAACATCAACCCTCCAAAATCAGCTTATCAATTTGAGGTTTCCTGGCGAAGCTTTTCCGGAGATCGTGCATTACAGGCTCGCCTCTTAAAG GCCACATCTCCGAGTGCATTAGCGCAGATATTCCAAAATTCGTTGTCTGCTCCAGTGCTAATTGACATCATTAAGTGCATTGCCACTTTTTTCAT TGATGATATGCATTTGGCTGTCAAGTTTCTAGAGAACTTTCCCCTAGTACCAAGATTCAACCTACTTATCATGTGTCTTTCAGCTGCAGATAAAGCTG ATCTCCTAAAGATATGGAATGAAGTTTTTTGTAGTGAAGCAACACCAATTGAGTATGCAGAGATTCTTGACGACTTGCGATCTAAATACGGCCTCAAGCAGTGA
- the LOC126674896 gene encoding uncharacterized protein LOC126674896 isoform X2, which translates to MARVPGKHGRDQALDFQGFLNDLQDWELSVKDNKDKKIKPQASHKRTSEETRNFDGFDRISSGFGTEDTAVDATSEKELGNEYFKQKKFKEAIDCYSRSIALSPTAVTYANRAMAYLKIRKFQAAEDDCTEALNLDDRYIKAYSRRATARKELGKFKKSIEDSEFALRLEPNNQEVKKQYADVKLLYEKEILEKASGSLRSSIQGTQKGERSDLKVVDHGGYSASSSTQRTGVSTGQKDKIKESVGETLVKKSPSVQEIKDKSSRAGIETESREANNGSYADAALSSQEKSVQGHDRMRKQKLKASVQELASRAASRAVTEAAKNINPPKSAYQFEVSWRSFSGDRALQARLLKATSPSALAQIFQNSLSAPVLIDIIKCIATFFIDDMHLAVKFLENFPLVPRFNLLIMCLSAADKADLLKIWNEVFCSEATPIEYAEILDDLRSKYGLKQ; encoded by the exons ATGGCTAGGGTTCCGGGCAAACATGGTCGGGATCAAGCTCTg GATTTCCAGGGGTTTTTGAATGACTTGCAGGACTGGGAACTTTCAGTTAAGGATAAtaaggataaaaaaattaaacctcaAGCTTCTCATAAG AGAACTAGTGAGGAGACGAGAAATTTCGATGGCTTTGATCGCATATCAAGTGGTTTTGGGACTGAAGATACTGCAGTGGATGCTACTTCAGAGAAAGAATTg GGTAATGAGTACTTTAAGCAGAAGAAGTTTAAGGAAGCTATTGATTGCTATTCGAGAAGCATAGCCCTGTCACCTACTGCAGTTACCTATGCAAATAGAGCTATGGCTTATCTTAAAATCAGAAA ATTTCAAGCAGCTGAAGATGACTGTACAGAGGCCTTGAATCTGGATGACCGCTACATAAAGGCATACTCACGCAGAGCAACTGCTAGGAAGGAGTTGGGAAAATTTAAAAAGTCCATTGAAG ATTCTGAGTTTGCCTTAAGGTTGGAACCTAATAACCAGGAAGTCAAGAAGCAGTATGCTGATGTTAAATTGCTGTATGAGaaa GAGATTCTTGAGAAGGCATCTGGGTCGTTAAGAAGCTCTATTCAGGGAACTCAAAAAGGAGAAAGATCAGATTTAAAAGTTGTCGACCATGGGGGCTATTCTGCCTCGAGCAGCACTCAGAGGACAGGTGTATCTACAGGTCAAAAAGACAAGATTAAG GAGAGTGTTGGAGAGACTCTTGTGAAGAAATCCCCATCAGTGCAGGAGATAAAAGACAAAAGCTCAAGAGCTGGTATCGAAACAGAAAGTCGAGAAGCTAATAATGGTTCCTATGCTGATGCAGCTTTGAGTTCTCAGGAGAAGTCTGTCCAG GGACATGACAGAATGAGGAAGCAAAAGCTGAAGGCATCGGTGCAAGAGCTTGCTTCTCGAGCAGCATCTCGTGCTGTTACTGAAGCTGCAAAAAACATCAACCCTCCAAAATCAGCTTATCAATTTGAGGTTTCCTGGCGAAGCTTTTCCGGAGATCGTGCATTACAGGCTCGCCTCTTAAAG GCCACATCTCCGAGTGCATTAGCGCAGATATTCCAAAATTCGTTGTCTGCTCCAGTGCTAATTGACATCATTAAGTGCATTGCCACTTTTTTCAT TGATGATATGCATTTGGCTGTCAAGTTTCTAGAGAACTTTCCCCTAGTACCAAGATTCAACCTACTTATCATGTGTCTTTCAGCTGCAGATAAAGCTG ATCTCCTAAAGATATGGAATGAAGTTTTTTGTAGTGAAGCAACACCAATTGAGTATGCAGAGATTCTTGACGACTTGCGATCTAAATACGGCCTCAAGCAGTGA
- the LOC126674896 gene encoding uncharacterized protein LOC126674896 isoform X3: MARVPGKHGRDQALGFLNDLQDWELSVKDNKDKKIKPQASHKRTSEETRNFDGFDRISSGFGTEDTAVDATSEKELGNEYFKQKKFKEAIDCYSRSIALSPTAVTYANRAMAYLKIRKFQAAEDDCTEALNLDDRYIKAYSRRATARKELGKFKKSIEDSEFALRLEPNNQEVKKQYADVKLLYEKEILEKASGSLRSSIQGTQKGERSDLKVVDHGGYSASSSTQRTGVSTGQKDKIKESVGETLVKKSPSVQEIKDKSSRAGIETESREANNGSYADAALSSQEKSVQGHDRMRKQKLKASVQELASRAASRAVTEAAKNINPPKSAYQFEVSWRSFSGDRALQARLLKATSPSALAQIFQNSLSAPVLIDIIKCIATFFISDDMHLAVKFLENFPLVPRFNLLIMCLSAADKADLLKIWNEVFCSEATPIEYAEILDDLRSKYGLKQ, from the exons ATGGCTAGGGTTCCGGGCAAACATGGTCGGGATCAAGCTCTg GGGTTTTTGAATGACTTGCAGGACTGGGAACTTTCAGTTAAGGATAAtaaggataaaaaaattaaacctcaAGCTTCTCATAAG AGAACTAGTGAGGAGACGAGAAATTTCGATGGCTTTGATCGCATATCAAGTGGTTTTGGGACTGAAGATACTGCAGTGGATGCTACTTCAGAGAAAGAATTg GGTAATGAGTACTTTAAGCAGAAGAAGTTTAAGGAAGCTATTGATTGCTATTCGAGAAGCATAGCCCTGTCACCTACTGCAGTTACCTATGCAAATAGAGCTATGGCTTATCTTAAAATCAGAAA ATTTCAAGCAGCTGAAGATGACTGTACAGAGGCCTTGAATCTGGATGACCGCTACATAAAGGCATACTCACGCAGAGCAACTGCTAGGAAGGAGTTGGGAAAATTTAAAAAGTCCATTGAAG ATTCTGAGTTTGCCTTAAGGTTGGAACCTAATAACCAGGAAGTCAAGAAGCAGTATGCTGATGTTAAATTGCTGTATGAGaaa GAGATTCTTGAGAAGGCATCTGGGTCGTTAAGAAGCTCTATTCAGGGAACTCAAAAAGGAGAAAGATCAGATTTAAAAGTTGTCGACCATGGGGGCTATTCTGCCTCGAGCAGCACTCAGAGGACAGGTGTATCTACAGGTCAAAAAGACAAGATTAAG GAGAGTGTTGGAGAGACTCTTGTGAAGAAATCCCCATCAGTGCAGGAGATAAAAGACAAAAGCTCAAGAGCTGGTATCGAAACAGAAAGTCGAGAAGCTAATAATGGTTCCTATGCTGATGCAGCTTTGAGTTCTCAGGAGAAGTCTGTCCAG GGACATGACAGAATGAGGAAGCAAAAGCTGAAGGCATCGGTGCAAGAGCTTGCTTCTCGAGCAGCATCTCGTGCTGTTACTGAAGCTGCAAAAAACATCAACCCTCCAAAATCAGCTTATCAATTTGAGGTTTCCTGGCGAAGCTTTTCCGGAGATCGTGCATTACAGGCTCGCCTCTTAAAG GCCACATCTCCGAGTGCATTAGCGCAGATATTCCAAAATTCGTTGTCTGCTCCAGTGCTAATTGACATCATTAAGTGCATTGCCACTTTTTTCAT CAGTGATGATATGCATTTGGCTGTCAAGTTTCTAGAGAACTTTCCCCTAGTACCAAGATTCAACCTACTTATCATGTGTCTTTCAGCTGCAGATAAAGCTG ATCTCCTAAAGATATGGAATGAAGTTTTTTGTAGTGAAGCAACACCAATTGAGTATGCAGAGATTCTTGACGACTTGCGATCTAAATACGGCCTCAAGCAGTGA
- the LOC126674896 gene encoding uncharacterized protein LOC126674896 isoform X4 yields the protein MARVPGKHGRDQALDWELSVKDNKDKKIKPQASHKRTSEETRNFDGFDRISSGFGTEDTAVDATSEKELGNEYFKQKKFKEAIDCYSRSIALSPTAVTYANRAMAYLKIRKFQAAEDDCTEALNLDDRYIKAYSRRATARKELGKFKKSIEDSEFALRLEPNNQEVKKQYADVKLLYEKEILEKASGSLRSSIQGTQKGERSDLKVVDHGGYSASSSTQRTGVSTGQKDKIKESVGETLVKKSPSVQEIKDKSSRAGIETESREANNGSYADAALSSQEKSVQGHDRMRKQKLKASVQELASRAASRAVTEAAKNINPPKSAYQFEVSWRSFSGDRALQARLLKATSPSALAQIFQNSLSAPVLIDIIKCIATFFISDDMHLAVKFLENFPLVPRFNLLIMCLSAADKADLLKIWNEVFCSEATPIEYAEILDDLRSKYGLKQ from the exons ATGGCTAGGGTTCCGGGCAAACATGGTCGGGATCAAGCTCTg GACTGGGAACTTTCAGTTAAGGATAAtaaggataaaaaaattaaacctcaAGCTTCTCATAAG AGAACTAGTGAGGAGACGAGAAATTTCGATGGCTTTGATCGCATATCAAGTGGTTTTGGGACTGAAGATACTGCAGTGGATGCTACTTCAGAGAAAGAATTg GGTAATGAGTACTTTAAGCAGAAGAAGTTTAAGGAAGCTATTGATTGCTATTCGAGAAGCATAGCCCTGTCACCTACTGCAGTTACCTATGCAAATAGAGCTATGGCTTATCTTAAAATCAGAAA ATTTCAAGCAGCTGAAGATGACTGTACAGAGGCCTTGAATCTGGATGACCGCTACATAAAGGCATACTCACGCAGAGCAACTGCTAGGAAGGAGTTGGGAAAATTTAAAAAGTCCATTGAAG ATTCTGAGTTTGCCTTAAGGTTGGAACCTAATAACCAGGAAGTCAAGAAGCAGTATGCTGATGTTAAATTGCTGTATGAGaaa GAGATTCTTGAGAAGGCATCTGGGTCGTTAAGAAGCTCTATTCAGGGAACTCAAAAAGGAGAAAGATCAGATTTAAAAGTTGTCGACCATGGGGGCTATTCTGCCTCGAGCAGCACTCAGAGGACAGGTGTATCTACAGGTCAAAAAGACAAGATTAAG GAGAGTGTTGGAGAGACTCTTGTGAAGAAATCCCCATCAGTGCAGGAGATAAAAGACAAAAGCTCAAGAGCTGGTATCGAAACAGAAAGTCGAGAAGCTAATAATGGTTCCTATGCTGATGCAGCTTTGAGTTCTCAGGAGAAGTCTGTCCAG GGACATGACAGAATGAGGAAGCAAAAGCTGAAGGCATCGGTGCAAGAGCTTGCTTCTCGAGCAGCATCTCGTGCTGTTACTGAAGCTGCAAAAAACATCAACCCTCCAAAATCAGCTTATCAATTTGAGGTTTCCTGGCGAAGCTTTTCCGGAGATCGTGCATTACAGGCTCGCCTCTTAAAG GCCACATCTCCGAGTGCATTAGCGCAGATATTCCAAAATTCGTTGTCTGCTCCAGTGCTAATTGACATCATTAAGTGCATTGCCACTTTTTTCAT CAGTGATGATATGCATTTGGCTGTCAAGTTTCTAGAGAACTTTCCCCTAGTACCAAGATTCAACCTACTTATCATGTGTCTTTCAGCTGCAGATAAAGCTG ATCTCCTAAAGATATGGAATGAAGTTTTTTGTAGTGAAGCAACACCAATTGAGTATGCAGAGATTCTTGACGACTTGCGATCTAAATACGGCCTCAAGCAGTGA
- the LOC126674896 gene encoding uncharacterized protein LOC126674896 isoform X1 gives MARVPGKHGRDQALDFQGFLNDLQDWELSVKDNKDKKIKPQASHKRTSEETRNFDGFDRISSGFGTEDTAVDATSEKELGNEYFKQKKFKEAIDCYSRSIALSPTAVTYANRAMAYLKIRKFQAAEDDCTEALNLDDRYIKAYSRRATARKELGKFKKSIEDSEFALRLEPNNQEVKKQYADVKLLYEKEILEKASGSLRSSIQGTQKGERSDLKVVDHGGYSASSSTQRTGVSTGQKDKIKESVGETLVKKSPSVQEIKDKSSRAGIETESREANNGSYADAALSSQEKSVQGHDRMRKQKLKASVQELASRAASRAVTEAAKNINPPKSAYQFEVSWRSFSGDRALQARLLKATSPSALAQIFQNSLSAPVLIDIIKCIATFFISDDMHLAVKFLENFPLVPRFNLLIMCLSAADKADLLKIWNEVFCSEATPIEYAEILDDLRSKYGLKQ, from the exons ATGGCTAGGGTTCCGGGCAAACATGGTCGGGATCAAGCTCTg GATTTCCAGGGGTTTTTGAATGACTTGCAGGACTGGGAACTTTCAGTTAAGGATAAtaaggataaaaaaattaaacctcaAGCTTCTCATAAG AGAACTAGTGAGGAGACGAGAAATTTCGATGGCTTTGATCGCATATCAAGTGGTTTTGGGACTGAAGATACTGCAGTGGATGCTACTTCAGAGAAAGAATTg GGTAATGAGTACTTTAAGCAGAAGAAGTTTAAGGAAGCTATTGATTGCTATTCGAGAAGCATAGCCCTGTCACCTACTGCAGTTACCTATGCAAATAGAGCTATGGCTTATCTTAAAATCAGAAA ATTTCAAGCAGCTGAAGATGACTGTACAGAGGCCTTGAATCTGGATGACCGCTACATAAAGGCATACTCACGCAGAGCAACTGCTAGGAAGGAGTTGGGAAAATTTAAAAAGTCCATTGAAG ATTCTGAGTTTGCCTTAAGGTTGGAACCTAATAACCAGGAAGTCAAGAAGCAGTATGCTGATGTTAAATTGCTGTATGAGaaa GAGATTCTTGAGAAGGCATCTGGGTCGTTAAGAAGCTCTATTCAGGGAACTCAAAAAGGAGAAAGATCAGATTTAAAAGTTGTCGACCATGGGGGCTATTCTGCCTCGAGCAGCACTCAGAGGACAGGTGTATCTACAGGTCAAAAAGACAAGATTAAG GAGAGTGTTGGAGAGACTCTTGTGAAGAAATCCCCATCAGTGCAGGAGATAAAAGACAAAAGCTCAAGAGCTGGTATCGAAACAGAAAGTCGAGAAGCTAATAATGGTTCCTATGCTGATGCAGCTTTGAGTTCTCAGGAGAAGTCTGTCCAG GGACATGACAGAATGAGGAAGCAAAAGCTGAAGGCATCGGTGCAAGAGCTTGCTTCTCGAGCAGCATCTCGTGCTGTTACTGAAGCTGCAAAAAACATCAACCCTCCAAAATCAGCTTATCAATTTGAGGTTTCCTGGCGAAGCTTTTCCGGAGATCGTGCATTACAGGCTCGCCTCTTAAAG GCCACATCTCCGAGTGCATTAGCGCAGATATTCCAAAATTCGTTGTCTGCTCCAGTGCTAATTGACATCATTAAGTGCATTGCCACTTTTTTCAT CAGTGATGATATGCATTTGGCTGTCAAGTTTCTAGAGAACTTTCCCCTAGTACCAAGATTCAACCTACTTATCATGTGTCTTTCAGCTGCAGATAAAGCTG ATCTCCTAAAGATATGGAATGAAGTTTTTTGTAGTGAAGCAACACCAATTGAGTATGCAGAGATTCTTGACGACTTGCGATCTAAATACGGCCTCAAGCAGTGA